The following proteins are co-located in the Motilibacter rhizosphaerae genome:
- a CDS encoding MFS transporter, with protein sequence MVSADAAGVATYRGLLRHREFTSLWGSDAVSLVGDQLAAVALSVLVFARTGSTLATAATYAVAFLPAIVGGPLLAGLADVLPRRTVMLACDALRAVLVALMAVPGMPLAVLLVLLVVVALVGSAFSAARSALMADVLQGEAYVLASSLTSTTAEASLVGGFLLGGVGVAAFGARGCLLLDAASFVASAVLVLLVRHRPAVREAPLGRRLVAPGLLDGVRLVFATPQLRWLTLLAWLCAFYVVPEALAVPYAHAHGGGPRAAGVLLAANPLGTVLGSFALVKLATPARRMQLMGPMALVASLVLVACAASPPWPVVAVLLLVSGAGSAYNLPANAAFVAALPNERRGAAFGVVATGMSAGQGLTLLVAGAVGEVVSPGAVMALAGAAGALVSLPVLLGLRSVFVAEGDRG encoded by the coding sequence GTGGTGAGCGCGGACGCGGCGGGAGTCGCTACCTACCGGGGGCTGCTCCGCCACCGGGAGTTCACCTCGCTCTGGGGCTCGGACGCGGTCTCCCTGGTCGGCGACCAGCTCGCCGCGGTGGCACTGTCGGTCCTCGTCTTCGCCCGCACGGGCTCGACGCTGGCGACCGCGGCGACGTACGCCGTCGCCTTCCTTCCGGCGATCGTCGGCGGCCCTCTGCTCGCCGGGTTGGCCGACGTCCTCCCGCGCCGGACGGTCATGCTCGCCTGCGACGCCCTGCGCGCCGTGCTGGTCGCGCTCATGGCGGTGCCCGGGATGCCGCTCGCCGTCCTGCTCGTGCTCCTCGTGGTCGTCGCGCTCGTGGGCTCGGCCTTCTCCGCTGCGCGCTCGGCGCTCATGGCCGACGTGCTGCAGGGCGAGGCGTACGTCCTCGCCAGCTCGCTCACCTCCACTACCGCGGAGGCCTCGCTCGTCGGCGGGTTCCTCCTCGGCGGCGTGGGCGTCGCGGCGTTCGGGGCGCGCGGCTGCCTGCTGCTGGACGCCGCGTCGTTCGTCGCGTCCGCCGTCCTGGTCCTGCTGGTGCGCCACCGGCCGGCTGTCCGCGAGGCCCCTCTCGGGCGGCGCCTGGTCGCCCCGGGACTGCTCGACGGGGTGCGCCTCGTCTTCGCGACGCCGCAGCTGCGCTGGCTGACGCTGCTCGCGTGGCTCTGCGCGTTCTACGTCGTGCCCGAGGCGCTCGCCGTGCCGTACGCCCATGCCCACGGCGGCGGCCCTCGCGCCGCCGGCGTCCTGCTCGCTGCGAACCCGCTCGGCACGGTGCTGGGCTCGTTCGCCCTGGTGAAGCTCGCGACGCCCGCGCGGCGCATGCAGCTGATGGGCCCGATGGCGCTGGTCGCCTCGCTCGTGCTCGTGGCCTGCGCCGCCTCCCCGCCCTGGCCGGTGGTCGCGGTGCTGCTGCTCGTCAGCGGAGCGGGCTCGGCCTACAACCTGCCCGCCAACGCCGCCTTCGTGGCCGCGCTGCCGAACGAGCGCCGTGGAGCGGCGTTCGGCGTGGTCGCCACCGGCATGTCGGCGGGGCAGGGGCTGACCCTGCTCGTCGCCGGTGCGGTCGGCGAGGTCGTCTCGCCCGGCGCGGTCATGGCGCTGGCCGGGGCGGCCGGTGCCCTCGTGTCACTGCCCGTCCTGCTGGGCCTTCGGAGTGTGTTCGTCGCAGAAGGTGACCGCGGGTAG
- a CDS encoding putative bifunctional diguanylate cyclase/phosphodiesterase, with translation MTALALPAALTSAPPAVTTLAGCIATLVLGRILGISVRFGRQEVYLTWSEAAFVISLLLLPLPWLVVAVGLSASSSTLLLRRAPSRILVNTTHAAVGATAGGAAYHALSGMPRLHAPLPWAPLDVPVGSGVGIAVAAVVFTLTAELVVSAAIAASSGQRLRAVLGEGARPSLVMLLGNVAAGLGVLALVSWEPRMLLALPPLLIAAHIAYRHRVDATLERDTWNGLSSATARLASLHPEEVVRHALDDLTALFRADEIAVTLVEQELAAYSVLPRAESPETSVTRSLGDVSGYLGELTLGFAAPLALTPREEASLTTYASLLTTALRNAALHQRRAHEALHDALTGLPNRAFLLETGGALTAADQVARRTSALLLIDLDGFKGVNDAFGHAAGDQLLLEVARRLAHDLPDALVSRLGGDEFVVLLTGQTGRDAATLKAGVVRAALAAPVRLGEVELALDASIGIAEAGPTEAVAVAELLRRADVAMYQAKRERTGIETYTAAYEKDSAHRLSLVPELREALAAGEIVPYFQPKVDLATGTVVGAEALARWLHPRRGLVPPGSFMPVIEATSLVTEFTLGILDSALEQNAAWAAAGRPLPVAVNLSARLLLDQGLPERVAAMLRTHGVPAARLVLEITETVALSDLDVVESVLDGLHRVGVALSVDDFGTGYSSLTFLSRTQLHEIKIDRSFVDGMLHKPGDEAIVRATVELGRAFGLHVVAEGVETEGQRLRLLELGCETAQGFFFSRPVPGEEFARMVSGEPLLAREVPGQPARHLHAVRPA, from the coding sequence GTGACGGCCCTGGCACTGCCCGCCGCTCTCACCAGCGCTCCCCCGGCGGTCACCACCCTGGCGGGATGTATCGCCACCCTGGTGCTCGGGAGGATCCTCGGCATCTCGGTGCGCTTCGGTCGGCAGGAGGTCTACCTGACCTGGTCCGAGGCGGCCTTCGTGATCTCGCTGCTGCTGCTGCCCCTGCCCTGGTTGGTCGTCGCCGTCGGCCTCAGCGCGAGCTCCTCCACGCTGCTCCTGCGGAGGGCCCCGAGCCGCATCCTCGTCAACACCACGCACGCTGCCGTCGGAGCTACCGCCGGTGGAGCGGCCTACCACGCGCTCAGCGGGATGCCCCGGCTCCACGCCCCTCTCCCTTGGGCGCCGCTCGACGTGCCCGTGGGCTCGGGGGTCGGCATCGCCGTTGCCGCGGTGGTCTTTACCCTGACGGCCGAGCTGGTGGTCTCAGCCGCGATCGCGGCCTCCAGCGGTCAGCGCCTGAGGGCCGTGCTCGGCGAGGGAGCGCGCCCGAGCCTCGTCATGCTGCTGGGCAACGTCGCCGCCGGCCTGGGCGTGCTCGCGCTGGTCTCCTGGGAGCCGCGCATGCTCCTCGCGCTCCCCCCGCTCCTCATCGCCGCCCACATCGCCTACCGCCACCGCGTCGACGCGACCCTCGAGCGCGACACCTGGAACGGCCTCTCCTCCGCCACGGCCCGCCTCGCGTCGCTGCACCCGGAGGAGGTCGTGCGGCACGCCCTCGACGACCTCACCGCGCTGTTCCGCGCGGACGAGATCGCGGTGACGCTCGTCGAGCAGGAGCTCGCCGCGTACAGCGTCCTGCCGCGGGCGGAGAGCCCGGAGACCTCGGTCACCCGCTCGCTGGGCGACGTCTCCGGCTACCTCGGCGAGCTCACCCTCGGCTTCGCCGCGCCACTCGCGCTGACCCCGCGCGAGGAGGCCTCGCTCACGACGTACGCGTCGCTGCTCACGACGGCCCTGCGCAACGCCGCCCTCCACCAGCGCCGCGCGCACGAGGCCCTGCACGACGCCCTCACCGGGCTGCCGAACCGCGCGTTCCTGCTGGAGACCGGTGGCGCGCTCACGGCGGCCGACCAGGTCGCGCGCCGCACCAGCGCGCTGCTGCTCATCGACCTCGACGGCTTCAAGGGCGTCAACGACGCCTTCGGCCACGCCGCGGGCGACCAGCTGCTCCTCGAGGTGGCGCGGCGCCTCGCGCACGACCTCCCCGACGCGCTCGTCTCCCGCCTCGGCGGCGACGAGTTCGTCGTGCTGCTGACCGGCCAGACCGGCCGGGACGCCGCGACGCTCAAGGCGGGCGTCGTGCGCGCCGCCCTCGCCGCGCCCGTACGCCTCGGCGAGGTCGAGCTCGCCCTCGACGCGAGCATCGGCATCGCGGAGGCCGGCCCTACCGAGGCCGTTGCCGTCGCGGAGCTGCTGCGCCGGGCGGACGTCGCGATGTACCAGGCCAAGCGCGAGCGCACCGGCATCGAGACCTACACCGCGGCGTACGAGAAGGACTCCGCGCACCGGCTGAGCCTCGTGCCGGAGCTGCGCGAGGCGCTCGCGGCCGGCGAGATCGTGCCGTACTTCCAGCCCAAGGTCGACCTCGCCACCGGCACGGTGGTCGGGGCCGAGGCGCTCGCCCGGTGGCTGCACCCGCGGCGGGGGCTCGTGCCGCCGGGCTCGTTCATGCCCGTCATCGAGGCGACGAGCCTCGTCACGGAGTTCACGCTGGGGATCCTCGACTCGGCGCTCGAGCAGAACGCCGCGTGGGCGGCGGCCGGGCGCCCGCTGCCGGTCGCGGTCAACCTCTCCGCCCGGCTGCTGCTCGACCAGGGGCTGCCCGAGCGCGTCGCGGCGATGCTGCGGACCCACGGCGTACCCGCCGCACGGCTCGTGCTGGAGATCACCGAGACCGTCGCCCTGTCCGACCTCGACGTGGTCGAGAGCGTCCTCGACGGGCTGCACCGGGTCGGCGTCGCGCTCTCGGTCGACGACTTCGGCACGGGCTACTCGTCGCTGACCTTCCTCTCGCGCACCCAGCTCCACGAGATCAAGATCGACCGCAGCTTCGTCGACGGCATGCTGCACAAGCCCGGCGACGAGGCGATCGTCCGGGCGACGGTCGAGCTCGGCCGGGCCTTCGGCCTGCACGTCGTCGCCGAGGGCGTCGAGACCGAGGGCCAGCGGCTGCGCCTGCTCGAGCTCGGCTGCGAGACCGCCCAGGGCTTCTTCTTCTCCCGCCCGGTGCCGGGCGAGGAGTTCGCCCGCATGGTCTCGGGCGAGCCGCTGCTCGCGCGCGAGGTGCCCGGCCAGCCGGCCCGCCACCTCCACGCCGTACGCCCCGCCTGA
- the pspAA gene encoding PspA-associated protein PspAA produces the protein MIIRVLHEGQFEVDTAAVDELNRLDDALQGAVDGEDDGAFSAAVRALAERVRSVGTPLPLDDLRPSDAVVPHPDATREEVRGLLHEDGVIPG, from the coding sequence GTGATCATCCGCGTGCTGCACGAGGGGCAGTTCGAGGTGGACACCGCCGCGGTCGACGAGCTCAACCGGCTCGACGACGCGCTGCAGGGCGCCGTCGACGGCGAGGACGACGGGGCGTTCAGCGCCGCCGTGCGCGCGCTCGCCGAGCGGGTGCGCTCCGTCGGCACGCCACTGCCGCTCGACGACCTGCGGCCCTCGGACGCCGTGGTCCCGCACCCGGACGCGACGCGCGAGGAGGTCCGCGGGCTGCTCCACGAGGACGGGGTCATCCCGGGCTGA
- a CDS encoding PspA/IM30 family protein, whose product MKRIGTILHAKASKAVDAAEDPRETLDYSYERQLELLQKVRRGVADVATSRKRLELQLTGLHQQADKLEGQGRQALAAGREDLAREALTRRAGVQQQISDLEAQHAQLQGEEEKLTLAAQRLQAKVEAFRTKKETIKATYTAAQAQTRISEAVSGISEEMGDVGLAVQRAEDKTAQLQARAGALDELLATGALDDLSGTSKDDLTAELDRIGAQSDVELELQRLKGEIGGAPQPKQIEGQS is encoded by the coding sequence ATGAAGAGGATCGGCACGATCCTGCACGCGAAGGCCAGCAAGGCGGTCGACGCGGCGGAGGACCCGCGCGAGACCCTCGACTACTCGTACGAGCGCCAGCTCGAGCTGCTGCAGAAGGTGCGCCGCGGCGTCGCCGACGTCGCGACCTCGCGCAAGCGCCTGGAGCTCCAGCTGACCGGCCTGCACCAGCAGGCGGACAAGCTCGAGGGGCAGGGCCGCCAGGCCCTCGCCGCGGGGCGTGAGGACCTCGCGCGCGAGGCCCTCACCCGCCGTGCCGGCGTGCAGCAGCAGATCTCCGACCTGGAGGCGCAGCACGCGCAGCTGCAGGGCGAGGAGGAGAAGCTCACGCTCGCCGCGCAACGCCTGCAGGCCAAGGTCGAGGCGTTCCGCACGAAGAAGGAGACCATCAAGGCGACCTACACGGCCGCCCAGGCGCAGACCCGCATCAGCGAGGCGGTCTCCGGCATCAGCGAGGAGATGGGCGACGTCGGCCTCGCCGTCCAGCGGGCAGAGGACAAGACGGCGCAGCTGCAGGCGCGCGCGGGCGCCCTGGACGAGCTGCTCGCGACGGGCGCGCTCGACGACCTCTCCGGCACGTCGAAGGACGACCTGACGGCCGAGCTGGACCGCATCGGGGCGCAGTCGGACGTCGAGCTCGAGCTCCAGCGGCTCAAGGGCGAGATCGGCGGCGCGCCGCAGCCCAAGCAGATCGAGGGCCAGTCGTGA
- a CDS encoding DUF3043 domain-containing protein — MLLRRSSSTSAPTDAPAAVDLVKSGGKGRPTPKRSEAAKQRRQAVRAPVDRKEASRMAREKSREARATRMEALKRGDESALPARDRGPVKRHVRDLVDSRFNVAEIFMPVVVVVLLLSLVRPLAAFGVWVWAVMLLLGIADSVVLRQRIKRSLAERFPGQSTKGAVGYGVLRALQMRPLRMPKPRVARGQTRA; from the coding sequence GTGCTCCTCCGCCGCTCCTCCTCGACCAGCGCCCCGACCGACGCGCCCGCCGCCGTCGACCTCGTCAAGAGCGGGGGCAAGGGCCGGCCGACGCCCAAGCGCAGCGAGGCGGCGAAGCAGCGGCGCCAGGCCGTCCGGGCGCCCGTCGACCGCAAGGAGGCCTCGCGCATGGCGCGCGAGAAGTCGCGGGAAGCGCGGGCGACCCGGATGGAGGCGCTCAAGCGCGGCGACGAGTCCGCGCTCCCGGCGCGGGACCGGGGCCCGGTCAAGCGCCACGTGCGCGACCTCGTCGACAGCCGCTTCAACGTCGCCGAGATCTTCATGCCCGTCGTCGTCGTGGTCCTCCTGCTGAGCCTGGTCCGGCCGCTCGCCGCCTTCGGCGTGTGGGTCTGGGCCGTCATGCTGCTCCTCGGCATCGCCGACTCGGTGGTGCTGCGCCAACGCATCAAGCGCTCGCTCGCGGAGCGCTTCCCGGGCCAGTCGACGAAGGGCGCCGTCGGCTACGGCGTGCTGCGCGCGCTGCAGATGCGCCCGCTCCGCATGCCGAAGCCGCGCGTCGCGCGGGGCCAGACCCGGGCCTGA
- a CDS encoding polysaccharide deacetylase family protein: MRTPWRRALALLVLPVLAACSGATHARPRTSPVLAPVTSAPAAVVHAAPVPRDPTVPPLGDAPVLGARGSGARGSRLVRAPRLPGLAGARGRLVTLTFDDGPSPEWTPQVLSLLAADHVHAVFCLIGREAAAHPDLVRAIVAGGNALCDHSRDHDLKMAEQPASYQAAEVEDGLADIRGADPQAGVRFYRQPGGLWTAPVLATVRARHLTPLSWDVDPVDWSEPGAAAVVQRVLHQLHPGAYVLMHDGGGDRSGTVAALRTLLPDLRARHFTVVLPPAA; this comes from the coding sequence GTGCGGACGCCTTGGCGCCGCGCGCTCGCGCTGCTCGTCCTCCCCGTGCTCGCGGCCTGCTCGGGCGCGACGCACGCCCGCCCGCGGACCTCGCCCGTGCTGGCCCCGGTGACCAGCGCCCCGGCGGCCGTCGTGCACGCCGCGCCGGTCCCCCGCGACCCGACCGTGCCGCCGCTCGGCGACGCCCCCGTGCTCGGCGCGCGCGGCTCGGGCGCCCGCGGCTCCAGGCTCGTCCGCGCCCCCCGGCTGCCCGGGCTGGCCGGCGCGCGCGGACGGCTCGTCACGCTCACCTTCGACGACGGCCCGTCGCCGGAGTGGACCCCGCAGGTCCTCTCGCTGCTCGCGGCAGACCACGTGCACGCCGTCTTCTGCCTCATCGGGCGCGAAGCGGCGGCGCACCCCGACCTCGTCCGCGCGATCGTCGCCGGCGGCAACGCGCTCTGCGACCACAGCCGCGACCACGACCTCAAGATGGCCGAGCAGCCGGCGAGCTACCAGGCTGCCGAGGTCGAGGACGGCCTCGCCGACATCCGCGGCGCGGACCCGCAGGCGGGCGTGCGGTTCTACCGGCAGCCGGGCGGCCTGTGGACCGCACCCGTCCTCGCGACCGTCCGCGCCCGGCACCTCACGCCGCTGTCCTGGGACGTCGACCCCGTCGACTGGTCCGAGCCCGGCGCTGCCGCCGTCGTGCAGCGCGTCCTCCACCAGCTGCACCCCGGCGCGTACGTCCTCATGCACGACGGCGGCGGGGACCGCAGCGGGACCGTCGCCGCGCTCCGTACGCTCCTGCCGGACCTGCGCGCCCGCCACTTCACGGTGGTGCTGCCCCCGGCGGCCTGA
- a CDS encoding aldo/keto reductase family protein, producing the protein MEHRSLGRSGLKISEIAYGNWITHGGQVEADQATSCVRAALDAGITTFDTADVYMRGAAETILGEALAGERREGLEIFTKVYWPVGDGVNDRGLSRKHILEGIDASLRRLGTDYVDLYQAHRYDYETPLEETMLAFADVVRSGKALYIGVSEWRAEQIRAAKALADELHVPLVSNQPQYSALYRVIEAEVLPTSKELGLGQVVFSPIAQGVLTGKYVPGQPVPEGSRATDEKGGGAQFISRFLRDDVLQRVQDLKPVADEAGLSLAALAVAWVLAEDGVSAAIIGASRPEQIADNVAASGKPLDPALKARIDEILAPVALTDPELTQSPQSRP; encoded by the coding sequence ATGGAGCACCGTTCCCTCGGCCGCAGCGGCCTGAAGATCAGCGAGATCGCCTACGGCAACTGGATCACCCACGGCGGCCAGGTGGAGGCGGACCAGGCGACGTCCTGCGTCCGCGCCGCCCTCGACGCCGGCATCACCACCTTCGACACCGCCGACGTCTACATGCGCGGCGCCGCCGAGACCATCCTCGGCGAGGCGCTCGCCGGCGAGCGGCGCGAGGGGCTGGAGATCTTCACCAAGGTCTACTGGCCCGTCGGCGACGGCGTGAACGACCGCGGCCTCTCCCGCAAGCACATCCTCGAGGGCATCGACGCCTCGCTGCGCCGCCTCGGAACCGACTACGTCGACCTCTACCAGGCGCACCGCTACGACTACGAGACGCCGCTCGAGGAGACGATGCTGGCCTTCGCCGACGTCGTCCGCTCCGGCAAGGCGCTCTACATCGGCGTCAGCGAGTGGCGCGCCGAGCAGATCCGCGCCGCGAAGGCACTGGCCGACGAGCTGCACGTCCCGCTCGTCTCCAACCAGCCGCAGTACAGCGCGCTCTACCGCGTCATCGAGGCCGAGGTGCTCCCCACCTCGAAGGAGCTCGGCCTCGGCCAGGTCGTCTTCTCCCCCATTGCGCAGGGCGTGCTCACCGGCAAGTACGTGCCCGGCCAGCCCGTGCCCGAGGGCTCCCGCGCCACGGACGAGAAGGGTGGCGGCGCCCAGTTCATCTCCCGCTTCCTGCGCGACGACGTCCTGCAGCGCGTGCAGGACCTCAAGCCGGTCGCGGACGAGGCGGGGCTGTCGCTGGCCGCGCTCGCCGTGGCCTGGGTGCTGGCCGAGGACGGCGTCTCGGCCGCGATCATCGGCGCGTCCCGCCCCGAGCAGATCGCCGACAACGTCGCCGCCTCGGGCAAGCCGCTCGACCCGGCGCTCAAGGCGCGCATCGACGAGATCCTCGCCCCGGTCGCGCTGACCGACCCGGAGCTCACCCAGTCGCCGCAGTCGCGGCCGTAG
- a CDS encoding bifunctional adenosylcobinamide kinase/adenosylcobinamide-phosphate guanylyltransferase, whose product MDLLLAGTGGSRGWPEPGCPCASCAIAAAAPRAPFELLDAGTRVPCATTELAGGGALLALDAVAPTTAYAVVLLADADLGLLARLRTSGAVGPGTDVVAVGLTHRHRPEELARLADCGVRVVPDGARLQAAEPLPAAPRRTLVLGGARSGKSAEAERRLLGEPRVVYVATAAPRPGDAEWADRVSLHQQRRPAGWATVETLDLEPLLADADGAPLLVDCLSLWLTGVVDEAGAWEGEHLDRVEQRCADLVAAWRETRRRVVAVSSEVGSGVVPATRSGRLFRDLLGALNARVAAESERVVQVVAGRVSVL is encoded by the coding sequence GTGGACCTCCTCCTGGCCGGGACCGGCGGCTCCCGGGGCTGGCCGGAGCCCGGCTGCCCCTGCGCGTCGTGCGCCATTGCGGCCGCCGCCCCCAGGGCGCCGTTCGAGCTGCTCGACGCCGGGACCCGTGTCCCCTGCGCGACCACGGAGCTGGCGGGTGGCGGAGCGCTCCTCGCGCTCGACGCCGTCGCGCCCACGACGGCGTACGCCGTGGTGCTGCTCGCCGACGCCGACCTCGGCCTGCTCGCGCGGCTGCGCACGTCCGGCGCCGTGGGACCGGGGACCGACGTCGTGGCCGTCGGGCTCACGCACCGCCACCGCCCCGAGGAGCTCGCGAGGCTCGCCGACTGCGGGGTGCGCGTGGTGCCGGACGGGGCACGGCTGCAGGCTGCCGAGCCCCTCCCCGCTGCCCCGCGCCGCACGCTCGTCCTCGGCGGCGCGCGCTCCGGGAAGTCGGCCGAGGCCGAGCGCCGCCTGCTCGGCGAGCCGCGCGTGGTCTACGTCGCGACCGCGGCTCCGCGCCCGGGGGACGCCGAGTGGGCCGACCGCGTGTCCCTCCACCAGCAGCGCCGACCTGCCGGCTGGGCGACCGTGGAGACGCTGGACCTCGAGCCGCTGCTGGCCGACGCCGACGGCGCGCCCCTGCTCGTCGACTGCCTCTCGCTCTGGCTCACCGGCGTCGTGGACGAGGCCGGGGCCTGGGAGGGCGAGCACCTCGACCGGGTCGAGCAGCGGTGCGCGGACCTCGTCGCCGCCTGGAGGGAGACCCGGCGGCGGGTCGTCGCGGTGAGCTCGGAGGTGGGCTCGGGCGTGGTCCCGGCGACGCGCAGCGGGCGGCTCTTCCGCGACCTGCTGGGCGCGCTCAACGCCCGCGTCGCGGCGGAGTCCGAGCGGGTCGTCCAGGTGGTCGCCGGTAGGGTCTCGGTGCTGTGA
- the cobT gene encoding nicotinate-nucleotide--dimethylbenzimidazole phosphoribosyltransferase, with protein sequence MPPVLGQEDLARVLADVPYPDDWVWAAARRRQAELLKPPGSLGRLEDIGCWVAGVQAANPPHPFRRPRLLLVAGDHGIARAGVSAYPPAVTAAVVRAVLDGGAVARVLADHAGVGVRVLDLAVDDDLGDPEAARWKVRRGSGRIDVEDALTLEEASAAFRAGMAVVDEEVDAGADLLVLGEMGIGSTTPAAALVGVLTGADAAAVIGRGTGIDDRTWMRKCAAIRDAMRRGRPVQGDPVALLARIGGADLAATAGILLQAAVRRTPVLLDGVVSCACALLVHAQAPNASKWWLASTRSPEPAAKQALEWMALEPLLDLGLRLGEGTGGLLALPLVQAAAATLEGTALLRDLVPEVEVEQPDVPTPAAASEPVTVEAPPVEDAPAPPPVREAREL encoded by the coding sequence CTGCCCCCCGTCCTCGGCCAGGAGGACCTCGCGCGGGTCCTGGCCGACGTGCCCTACCCCGACGACTGGGTGTGGGCGGCGGCGCGCCGGCGGCAGGCCGAGCTGCTCAAGCCGCCCGGGTCGCTGGGCCGGCTCGAGGACATCGGCTGCTGGGTCGCGGGCGTCCAGGCGGCCAACCCGCCGCACCCGTTCCGGCGGCCCCGGCTCCTCCTCGTCGCGGGCGACCACGGGATCGCGCGGGCGGGGGTCTCGGCGTACCCGCCTGCGGTGACGGCCGCGGTCGTGCGCGCCGTGCTGGACGGCGGCGCGGTGGCCCGGGTGCTCGCCGACCACGCCGGCGTCGGGGTGCGCGTGCTCGACCTCGCGGTCGACGACGACCTCGGCGACCCGGAGGCCGCCCGCTGGAAGGTACGCCGTGGCAGCGGCCGCATCGACGTCGAGGACGCGCTGACCCTCGAGGAGGCCTCCGCGGCCTTCCGCGCCGGCATGGCCGTCGTCGACGAGGAGGTCGACGCCGGCGCCGACCTGCTCGTCCTGGGCGAGATGGGCATCGGCAGCACGACCCCCGCGGCGGCCCTCGTGGGCGTGCTGACGGGAGCCGACGCCGCCGCGGTCATCGGCCGCGGAACGGGGATCGACGACCGGACCTGGATGCGCAAGTGCGCGGCGATCCGCGACGCGATGCGCCGCGGCCGCCCCGTGCAGGGCGACCCGGTGGCGCTGCTCGCCCGCATCGGCGGAGCCGACCTCGCGGCGACGGCCGGGATCCTGCTGCAGGCGGCCGTGCGGCGCACGCCCGTGCTGCTCGACGGCGTCGTCTCCTGCGCCTGCGCCCTGCTCGTGCACGCGCAGGCCCCCAACGCCTCGAAGTGGTGGCTCGCGAGCACCCGCTCCCCCGAGCCAGCCGCGAAGCAGGCGCTGGAGTGGATGGCGCTCGAGCCGCTGCTCGACCTGGGCCTGCGCCTCGGCGAGGGGACGGGCGGGCTGCTCGCGCTCCCCCTGGTCCAGGCCGCCGCTGCCACGCTCGAGGGCACCGCCCTGCTGCGCGACCTCGTGCCCGAGGTCGAGGTGGAGCAGCCGGACGTGCCCACCCCGGCAGCGGCCTCCGAGCCGGTCACCGTCGAGGCGCCGCCCGTGGAGGACGCCCCCGCACCGCCTCCGGTGCGCGAGGCCCGTGAGCTCTGA
- a CDS encoding adenosylcobinamide-GDP ribazoletransferase has translation MSSDGLRLAVGTLSALPVPAPRRVDRRTASQAMLLAPLVGLVLGGGAALVLAGARTAGAPPLLAAVAAVAALAVLTRALHLDGLADTADGLGSGKPAEQALEIMKRSDIGPFGVVTLLLVLLADATALPALPARDLVTAVLAGRAVLPLVTRRGTPAARTGGLGATVVGTVPPWGAALVVAASAAAGALVSWSWQGAAAVLVALVAGEGVRLRCVRRLGGVTGDVLGAAVETGTLAALVVLALA, from the coding sequence GTGAGCTCTGACGGGCTCCGGCTCGCGGTCGGCACGCTGAGCGCACTGCCGGTCCCGGCGCCGCGGCGGGTCGACCGGCGTACGGCGTCGCAGGCGATGCTCCTCGCCCCGCTCGTCGGGCTCGTGCTCGGGGGCGGGGCCGCCCTCGTCCTGGCCGGCGCCCGCACGGCCGGCGCCCCGCCCCTGCTCGCCGCGGTAGCGGCCGTCGCCGCGCTGGCCGTGCTCACGCGCGCCCTGCACCTCGACGGGCTCGCCGACACCGCGGACGGGCTCGGCTCCGGGAAGCCGGCCGAGCAGGCGCTCGAGATCATGAAGCGCTCGGACATCGGGCCGTTCGGCGTGGTGACGCTGCTGCTCGTGCTGCTCGCCGACGCCACCGCGCTGCCGGCCCTCCCGGCGCGCGACCTCGTCACCGCCGTCCTCGCCGGGCGGGCGGTCCTGCCCCTGGTCACGCGCCGCGGGACTCCCGCGGCGCGTACGGGAGGGCTCGGGGCGACTGTCGTCGGCACGGTCCCGCCGTGGGGCGCGGCGCTGGTCGTCGCCGCCTCCGCCGCCGCCGGCGCGCTCGTCAGCTGGTCGTGGCAGGGCGCGGCCGCGGTCCTCGTGGCACTGGTCGCCGGCGAGGGCGTGCGGCTGCGCTGCGTACGCCGCCTGGGCGGGGTGACCGGCGACGTCCTCGGCGCTGCGGTGGAGACGGGCACCCTCGCGGCGCTCGTCGTGCTGGCGCTGGCCTGA